GTCCCGTTAATACATGCAACAGATTTGTACCATACACATGGGGATCCTGACGACCATTGGGATCTTGCAAGCATATACTCTTTAGCGTTTACAAAAGATATTAATCTGAAGGGTATCTTAATAGACTTTCCTCCAAAACGTAGGTTAGGCGACCCTGATGTGATGGGAGTTGCTCAATTGAATTACATAACTGGAATGCCTATCTCAACAATTATTGGAACTCCTTATCCAATGGAACACAGGAATGATGTTCAATCGTATGCTTCAAAAATAGATCATCAAGGTATTCAATGGGTAATAGATACGCTTAAAAAATCTCCTACACCTGTTGTTATTAATATTGTAGGTGCTGCAACAGATATTGCTGTTGCAGCAAAAAAAGAGCCAAACTTATTTCATGAAAAATGTAGATCCATATATCTAAATGCCGGATCAGCAAATAATGGAAAAGATAATAAACTGGAATTCAATGTAAAATTAAATCCTTCAGCGTTTGCTGCGATATTTGATATTGATTGTCCAATTTATTGGCTTCCATGCTGGAATGAAACAGAGATTCATGAAGTTGGAGAATATGGATCATATTTTCGTTTTCTCCAAAATGATATACTACCTCATTTGCCAGATAGACTACAGAATTATTTTCTTTTCATGCTTGGCCAAAAGAAAAGTCATAAATGGCTAAATTATCTCATTAATGACGTTGAACATGATCTGTTGGAATACTACAATAAAATGAATAGAAATATGTGGTGTATAGCTGGTTTTTTATATGCAGCTGGAAAGAAAGTCACATGCAATGGTGAAATTGTTTCTTTACACTCAAAAGAGAAATCAGTATTTTCATTTATCCCAATAGACGTCAATGCCAATGATGATGGCTTTACTCAATGGCAGTTAGATACGACATCGCAAAAAAGATATATTTTTCATGTTGACGACATTGAAAATTATCAAACTGCAATGACCATTGCGCTTAAGAATCTACTATTAAATTTACCAAAATAAAAGAACGAATTAAGATAAAAAGAAATTGGACTTGCAAACTTAATTGAGACAAAAAGTTAAGCGACATTTTTAATTGATTCTTTTTTAATATTATACTGATTCCAAAATTCATCAATGGTTAAGTTTCCCAATGCTGAGAATCTTCTTTTATGATTATACCAGGATTCAATATATTCAAATACATACAAGCGCATTTGCTCTCTTGTTTTGAGTTTGGTACCATAGACCAATTCAGATTTGAAAGTTTTGAAAAAGCTTTCAGCCACGGCATTATCCCAACAATTTCCCTTTCCACTCATACTTTGTTCCAGCTTCAAGGATTTCAACAGATTGACAGTTTGTTTGCAAGCATATTGTATGCCCCGGTCAGAATGAAATATCATTCCTTCTCCAAAAGGTCTGTTCCTATTGGCCATCCTGATGGCCGGAACTACGGTATGGGATGCATTCATATGATCGCTTATGGACCATCCGATCAGTTTGCGGTCAAAAAGATCCAGCACACAGGTCAGATAAAGAAATCCATCCTTACACGGAATATACGTCAGGTCAGAGACACACGCTTTCACAGGCTCATTCTGATTAAATTCGCGATTCAACAGATTTGGAGCAACCTTATAGTTGTGAGAGGCATCCGTCGTCACTTTGAATCGTCTCGAGAGTTTGCTGCGCAAGCCCATTTTCCTCATGTGGCATGCTACAGTGGTTCTCGAGACAGGAGTTCCGGATACCTGCAAATCCTTTGCCAGCCGGGGGCTTCCATTGCGTCCCCTGGCTGCAAAATATGCATCCCTGATCTTTTCGTCCAGCTCCATATATTTGCGCTTACGTTGGCCCTCCGGATCTTTAAGCCAGCGGTAATAACTGCTCCTGGGGACTTTCAGTACTCTGCACATCACCTCGACCGTCCATTGTTTCGAGTTATATTCCTTTATAAAGAGATAGATCAACGATCTCTCTTGGAGATGATGCTCAAAGCTTTTTTTAATATGTCCCGCTCCGTTTCAGCCTCGCCAAGGCGTTTTTCCAGTTCAGCAATCCTTTTGGTATCTTCACTTAATGACTGGACACCGTGTCCGGGGAAACTGGCTTCTCCTTTCTGCTGGTATTCTTTCCGCCAACGATATAAAAGAAAGGGGGCAATACCCAATTCCTGTGCAAGCTCGGAAATATTCTTGCGTTCTAAACTGAGTTTGACCGCATTCTCTTTGAATGCCTTGTCAAAATGGGTTCTTTGTTTTCTCATATTACACAAAAATAAGCGTTTATGCTTAACTCTGTGTCCCGGCTAAGTTAGTAATTCCAAAAAGGAATATACTGCGAGTGGGAACATGGGGCAGTACGAAGAATGGAGAAGAGCGTTTGGTGCCGGTATGCGGTTCACTTAAGGATAACCTCTTGAAGTATCTGCATTACAGGAATATGTTGCCTATCAAGGGTATAAACTACGCTGAACATGCTTTCTTTGTAAAACTTAATGGAGACGCGGTCTCTTCAGCAAATGCTTATCGATGGTTCAAAAAGGTATATACACGCTGTGGCATTGCGTATCGGGGGGAACACTTCGGTCCACGCGTTCATGATCTGAGACATACCATGGCAGCTCATTCACTTGTAAAGATGATAGGGGAAGAGATGGATATCTATGCTGCACTTCCGTTGTTGGCCGCGTGCCTTGGGCATAAGACTCTAACTGCAACAGAAGGATATGTGCGCCTCACATGTAGTGAATATCCCGACCTATTGCGGCAGTGCTCATCTTTGAACAACTTTATATATGGCAAAGAAGATGGCATCGAATGACTTCGCAAAACAACTCTCAAGATTCCTGGGTACATATCTGCCCCACGAAAGGAATGTCAGTCCCAATACGGTGTCTGCTTATCGAGATGCGTTTATATCTTTCCTTTTATACTTGAGAGATGAAAAGCATATTAAAGCAGACAAGGTTACACTTGCTGATACAAACAGGGATAATATCATCGGATACCTGCAATGGCTGATTGACAAGCAAGGCTGCAGTATTGCAACCCGGAACAACAGGCTGGCTGCTGTCAGATCCTTCGTGTCATATCTCCAGTACGACAGTGTGGAGCATATGGACCAGTGGCAAAGAATCCTGGCAATCAGAGGACTGAAAAAGGGACACACAACTCCCTCGCACTTCACCAAAGAAGGGATAAAACTCTTGCTTGAACAGCCGGACACGACCGACCCGAGGGAACTGAGGCATCTTGCAATACTTGCCTTGATGTATGATACCGGTTGCCGGGTTCAGGAACTCGCTGACTTGACGATAGAATCATTGAGAATACAATGTAAACCATACTCAATCAAAATCTATGGAAAGGGGCGGAAAACGAGGATCGTGCCTTTATGTGAACATGTCGTTGATATCCTGACCAAATACATGATCTGCTATCACGTTGATACGGATATCGGTAAAAAGAATCCACTCTTTTGCAATAGCTCGAGGAACAAACTCACAAGAGCAGGTATAACGTATATACTGAAAAAATATGCTGTAATGGCTCGAATAAGCAATCCGAATCTCATTCCCGAGATCACGAGTTGCCATCAACTGCGACATAGTCGGGCAATGCACCTTCTTCAATCAGGGGTCAACCTTGTATGGATACGGGACTTATTGGGACACTCCTCCATACAGACAACTGAGATATATGCGAGAGCCGACTCGAAACAGAAAAGAGAGGCTATTGAAAAGGCATCTGAAAATCTCACTCCTTCTGGTGTTATTGGAGAATGGGTTGATAATAATGACTTGATCTCATGGCTCAAAGGACTCGGTAAGAAATGAATATTATGTAAAGTCCAAATGTGAAGCATGTTTGTAATATGCCGATAATCAATATGCTTTGCACTGGACTTTACATAATTAATTTGTTGTCATAACCTTTTTTATGGAAAGCTTTCCATAATAAAGGAAAAAGCTATCGTATGCAAAACAGAAAAACAATTTTTGAAAATGAAAAAAACTAACGAAAATATCTTTATTTTTGCTCAGAATTTACTGTATTCCTGTTCCCGAAAATACTGTAGGTAATGTTCCCAAAAACACTGTACAGGATTTTCCCATTTTCACTGTATTTTTAATTCCTGTTTACAATTATACTTTCGAAGCGTAAGTTGTAATCCATTAACTTCAACTCTCTGAATGATCTTTAGCTTCTGATACTTGCTCCATTGACGCCTTTTCTCTTGTCATAATTTTACAAAATTAAAGTGTCAAACTGATTTGCCAAATTTATTTCGTGTTATTGGGGGGTTGATACACAGGCGTCACACCAACAAGTCACACGGATGGATCAAGAACAAGTACTTCCACACGGTGGGAAAAAGGAAGTGGGTATTTGCCGAAATCGCTAAAAAGGAAGGAAACAAAAAAGCCTTAACATTAAGGAATATGGCGGATATTCCGATCACGTGCCACCTGGAAATCAAGATGGAGGCGAACCTGTTTGACGCTGATTGGTACGGGTACTTTGAAACAAGAAAGACTGCAAGGCTTCGTTACGCTCTAGCGAACGTATAATTTTATTGGGCATAGACTTGAAAAGTCTATGATCCGGTTTAATTTCGTGAGAATTAAACTTTGTATCACTTGAGCCGTATGCGGGGAAACTCGCACGTACGGTTCTTAAAGGAGAAAGTGGGGATAACCCTGCCGATTTACTTAATAAATTCATTTTTCGTTATGTATATCTGCAAGATTTTATACATTTATGCTATAAAGCTTGCAGAAAAATATGTTAGAAAAGTCCAAACTCGATGGTCAGAGTTCACTTTTTTCATTGGAAAGTACGTTGAGCCATAAGTACTCGTTATTTATTTTACTGATATACAAAATTTACGTTCAACTCTGTTTGTTATGACAATCAAAGCTTTTTTCCTGGGCTTGTGCATAGCCAGGTGCTGGAACTTTTCCTTGAAAAACGAACCTTTCATCTGGCAGGCGACCCATAAGACTTATACCAAATTAAATACAGGTACTTGTTGCCTTTAGTGGAACAGGACAGAGCAGGCCTGAGGCACAATAGCCTAAAGTCGATCCTGAGAAACGTAAGAGAGACTTATATCAAAAAAACGCGTTGCTAACCAATGTTTATACATCGGATCCAAAAAACGAATGCCACCCTGCATCTCATCGATGATATCCAGGTCGATAAGACGCTTTTTCAACTGAATCACATTGGCAGAAGTCCCCAAGTCATATTTTGCCAGCGTAGCTTTTGAAGTTAACTGTTTTTCATTATTCAATATAGCTTTCAGTAATGACAATTGCCTTGTACTCAATAGATCAGTCATATTCACAAAAAGCAGACTGAGCTGGTTGATAATATCATCAAACGCATTTTCCACAATAGGCAAAGTAACACGTTTGACCGTTCGAAACCATACCTGTTGTGCTAACTGCTGCACGTAATAAGAATGATTATCAGCCAGTAGAGCAATCCGTTCAGCCTCCTCCGGGAAAATCTCTTTTTGGGTGTCGACAAAACGTTTTTGAATAAACGAAACCCAATTGGAGGTCGGTATTTTTTCTAAAAACAGGATATCTCCAAATTTGTAGAAAGGCATGGAGTAATTCGAAAAAACATCCAGCAACATATGCTGTTTACTCCCATACAAACAATAGGCTGTCTTTTGATGGGTCTGCCAATGCGCCCGCAGTTTCCGCTGAAATACATCAGAATGTTCAAACGACGCGATATTCTGAAACTCATCAATACAGACGACAATACTCAAATCTTTTTTTTGGGCTATATTCTCCGCCAGGTTGAGAATGTCGTCGGGATGCTTTTGTAACTCTTCCCAGCCAATAGAAAAAGATATCTTGCTCTGCTTGTCGGGAGAAAAAGAAACTTGCGGCATAAGCTGCTTCAAAAAAAATCGGGTGTGTTTCACTAAATCATCCCATCCGGAAGAGGTTGCTTTCAACACTTCGTTTGCCAATAACAGGTAAAACTCATACTCACTCCGAATGTTGAAAACATCCATATGCACGACCTTAAGCTTCTTGTTTTCCTGAGTTGCCAACAAGGATGCCATCTTTACTAAAGACGTTTTACCCCAACGGCGAGGCGATATGATCATGGTATTGACAAGCGAATTGAAATTATTTTTCAACCGTTCCAACTCTTTTTCCCTATCTGTAAAATCGATACGTTGAGGTAATTTCCCATAAACAAATGGTGTATTCATAATTATCCTGTATTTCGACAAAGATAACTTATATATTTATAACTTACAAAAATATAACTTATAAAAGTATAACACAAGCACAAAAAAGTGATCGAAAAATTATCCGCTTCGAAATTTGATTGAACAGGGTGTTCACCCAATCCTTCCCCAATCGTAGCGATTTCCGCTCAAACGGCTGAGTTGTTGTTTCAACACCAGATGCTCCGGCTGTGAGAGCTTGGGGTCCCGGGAGATGATGCTTTCCGCAACCTCGCGGGCGCGGAACAGGATGGCGTTATCCCGTACCAGGTCGGCTATTTTAAGGTTGAAGGGGATACCGCTTTGCTGCGTGCCTTCCAGGTCGCCCGGGCCGCGTAGTTTCAGGTCGGCTTCGGCGATAACGAATCCGTCGTTACTCTCGGTCATGATCTCCATCCGCTTACGGGTATCGGAAGAGAGCTCGTAAGGCGTGATCAGCACACAGTACGACTGGTCGGCGCCGCGCCCCACCCTGCCCCGCAACTGGTGAAGCTGCGACAAGCCGAAACGTTGTGCGCTTTCGATTACCATTACCGAAGCGTTCGGCACATTGACTCCCACCTCAATAACGGTGGTGGACACCATGATTTGTGCTTCGTTGGCCACAAACCGCTGCATCACCTCCTCTTTCTCCGCAGGTTTCATGCGTCCGTGCATTTTACAGACGGTAAATTCGGGAAAAGCTTCCCGGATATGGACAAACCCCTCTTCCAGGTTTTTCAGGTCCAGCGTCTCACTTTCCTCGATCAGGGGATAGACGATATAAGCCTGCCTTCCGGCTTTTACCTGTTCGCGGATAAACTGATAAAGCGCTCCCCGCTTCTTGTCGTACCGGTGCAGGGTCTGCACCGGTTTTCTTCCGGGAGGCAATTCATCAATCACGGAGACATCCAGATCGCCGTAGACCGTCATGGCGAGCGTACGGGGGATAGGGGTGGCCGTCATCACCAAAACGTGTGGAGGATGCTCGTTCTTCGACCAAAGTTTCGCACGCTGCGCCACGCCAAAACGATGTTGTTCGTCGATAACCACAAATCCCAGGTTGTTAAATTGCACCACATCTTCAATAAGGGCGTGGGTGCCGATAAGGATGTGTATGTCTCCCGACAACAATCCGGCATGGATGTCCGCACGTTCTTTTTTCCGGGTCGAGCCCGTCAGCAACGCCACATTCACATCCATGTCCGACAGCAGCCCGCGGAAAGTCTCGAAGTGCTGTGACGCCAAAATTTCGGTAGGGGCCATCAGGCAGGACTGGAAACCGTTATCCATCGCAATCAGCATGCACATGACCGCCACCAACGTTTTCCCGCTACCTACATCACCTTGCAAAAGACGGTTCATCTGCTTGCCCGACGCCGTATCCTTGCGGATCTCTTTGATTACCCGTTTTTGCGCGTTGGTCAGTTCAAACGGCAGGTGTTTCTCGTAAAACGAATTCAAGTACTTCCCCACCCTTTTAAAAACAAAGCCGTTGAGTTTGTCTTTCCGGTCGGCAGCATACCGGACGATGTTAAGCTGGATAAAAAACAACTCCTCAAATTTCAACCTGAACTCGGCGTCCCGCAGCAATACGGGATTCCTGGGGAAATGAATGTTCTCGACAGCGTCGTGGAACGACATGAGATGAGCCGTTTTCACCACATCGGCAGAGAGGGATTCTGGAAGCCTGCCGTTAATCATTCCAAACGCATTTTCGATGATTTTCTGAACGGCTTTCGAATTCAGGTAATGGTTTTTCATCTTCTCCGTGGTGTTGTACATCGCCATGAGGCCATCGGGCCGGTCGGCTTCGCTCAAATAGGGATCAATATCGGGGTGGGCTATGTTCCAACGGTTGTTGAAAAGCGTGGGTTTGCCGAAAACGATATACTCCTGATTGGCCTTGTACTTATTTTCCACAAACCGGATACCCTGAAACCACACCAGATCGATAAAGCCCGTACCATCGGTAAAATGCGCCACAAGCCGTTTTTTCCGTCCTTCACCGAACATTTCGAAAGCCGTTATTTTCCCTTTGAGCTGGATGTACGGCATACTACCGTCGATTTCGTGCACGTAATACATCCGGCTCCGGTCGATATACCGGTAAGGATAATAGCGTAGCAAATCGCCCAGCGTGAAAACGTCGAGTTCCTTATTTAAGATCCCCGCCCGTTTGGGGCCCACACCCGGAACAAATTTTATGTCGGTCTGAAGGATCATCTATTGCAATTCTACCACGCGAACAACGGGAATTGCTTCATGGTAGCATTCACCTTTTCACGAACCGATGCTATTGTCTTGTCGTTTTCCACGTCGGCAAGCACCGTGTCGATCATTTCCACAATATCACCCATCAGCGATTCTTTCGCTCCACGGGTCGTGATTGCCGGTGTTCCAAAACGCAATCCGGAGGTCTGGAACGGGCTGCGGCTATCGAACGGGACCATGTTTTTGTTGGTCGTGATATCGGCTTCCACAAGCACTTTCTCCGCCACTTTTCCGGTCAGAGCAGGGAACTTCGTCCGCAAATCCACCAAAACAATGTGGTTGTCCGTACCTCCCGACACCACTTTGTAACCTTTATCCGCAAATGCCTGGGCCATAACGGCTGCATTCCTTTTCACCTGTGCCTGGTAGGTTTTGAACTCGGGATCCAACGCTTCGCCAAACGACACGGCTTTGGAAGCAATGACGTGTTCCAGCGGACCTCCCTGCATTCCCGGAAAAACGGCCGAATCCAACAGTACCGACATCATTTTCACT
This portion of the Petrimonas sulfuriphila genome encodes:
- a CDS encoding IS3 family transposase, encoding MIYLFIKEYNSKQWTVEVMCRVLKVPRSSYYRWLKDPEGQRKRKYMELDEKIRDAYFAARGRNGSPRLAKDLQVSGTPVSRTTVACHMRKMGLRSKLSRRFKVTTDASHNYKVAPNLLNREFNQNEPVKACVSDLTYIPCKDGFLYLTCVLDLFDRKLIGWSISDHMNASHTVVPAIRMANRNRPFGEGMIFHSDRGIQYACKQTVNLLKSLKLEQSMSGKGNCWDNAVAESFFKTFKSELVYGTKLKTREQMRLYVFEYIESWYNHKRRFSALGNLTIDEFWNQYNIKKESIKNVA
- a CDS encoding transposase, with protein sequence MRKQRTHFDKAFKENAVKLSLERKNISELAQELGIAPFLLYRWRKEYQQKGEASFPGHGVQSLSEDTKRIAELEKRLGEAETERDILKKALSIISKRDR
- a CDS encoding tyrosine-type recombinase/integrase, yielding MGTWGSTKNGEERLVPVCGSLKDNLLKYLHYRNMLPIKGINYAEHAFFVKLNGDAVSSANAYRWFKKVYTRCGIAYRGEHFGPRVHDLRHTMAAHSLVKMIGEEMDIYAALPLLAACLGHKTLTATEGYVRLTCSEYPDLLRQCSSLNNFIYGKEDGIE
- a CDS encoding site-specific integrase encodes the protein MASNDFAKQLSRFLGTYLPHERNVSPNTVSAYRDAFISFLLYLRDEKHIKADKVTLADTNRDNIIGYLQWLIDKQGCSIATRNNRLAAVRSFVSYLQYDSVEHMDQWQRILAIRGLKKGHTTPSHFTKEGIKLLLEQPDTTDPRELRHLAILALMYDTGCRVQELADLTIESLRIQCKPYSIKIYGKGRKTRIVPLCEHVVDILTKYMICYHVDTDIGKKNPLFCNSSRNKLTRAGITYILKKYAVMARISNPNLIPEITSCHQLRHSRAMHLLQSGVNLVWIRDLLGHSSIQTTEIYARADSKQKREAIEKASENLTPSGVIGEWVDNNDLISWLKGLGKK
- a CDS encoding ATP-binding protein, coding for MNTPFVYGKLPQRIDFTDREKELERLKNNFNSLVNTMIISPRRWGKTSLVKMASLLATQENKKLKVVHMDVFNIRSEYEFYLLLANEVLKATSSGWDDLVKHTRFFLKQLMPQVSFSPDKQSKISFSIGWEELQKHPDDILNLAENIAQKKDLSIVVCIDEFQNIASFEHSDVFQRKLRAHWQTHQKTAYCLYGSKQHMLLDVFSNYSMPFYKFGDILFLEKIPTSNWVSFIQKRFVDTQKEIFPEEAERIALLADNHSYYVQQLAQQVWFRTVKRVTLPIVENAFDDIINQLSLLFVNMTDLLSTRQLSLLKAILNNEKQLTSKATLAKYDLGTSANVIQLKKRLIDLDIIDEMQGGIRFLDPMYKHWLATRFFDISLSYVSQDRL
- the recG gene encoding ATP-dependent DNA helicase RecG, with protein sequence MILQTDIKFVPGVGPKRAGILNKELDVFTLGDLLRYYPYRYIDRSRMYYVHEIDGSMPYIQLKGKITAFEMFGEGRKKRLVAHFTDGTGFIDLVWFQGIRFVENKYKANQEYIVFGKPTLFNNRWNIAHPDIDPYLSEADRPDGLMAMYNTTEKMKNHYLNSKAVQKIIENAFGMINGRLPESLSADVVKTAHLMSFHDAVENIHFPRNPVLLRDAEFRLKFEELFFIQLNIVRYAADRKDKLNGFVFKRVGKYLNSFYEKHLPFELTNAQKRVIKEIRKDTASGKQMNRLLQGDVGSGKTLVAVMCMLIAMDNGFQSCLMAPTEILASQHFETFRGLLSDMDVNVALLTGSTRKKERADIHAGLLSGDIHILIGTHALIEDVVQFNNLGFVVIDEQHRFGVAQRAKLWSKNEHPPHVLVMTATPIPRTLAMTVYGDLDVSVIDELPPGRKPVQTLHRYDKKRGALYQFIREQVKAGRQAYIVYPLIEESETLDLKNLEEGFVHIREAFPEFTVCKMHGRMKPAEKEEVMQRFVANEAQIMVSTTVIEVGVNVPNASVMVIESAQRFGLSQLHQLRGRVGRGADQSYCVLITPYELSSDTRKRMEIMTESNDGFVIAEADLKLRGPGDLEGTQQSGIPFNLKIADLVRDNAILFRAREVAESIISRDPKLSQPEHLVLKQQLSRLSGNRYDWGRIG